A genomic region of Fodinisporobacter ferrooxydans contains the following coding sequences:
- a CDS encoding IS110 family transposase yields MKYKTKQKQNQRITRITENTLVVGADIAKKIHVARAVDFRGIELGKDCVFHNDQEGLTKLAAWMKELGRIHEKTDIIFGIEPTGHYWFPLAAFLKEQGIQVVVVNPHHVNKSKELEDNSQTKSDYKDAKVIADLIRNGKYSEPNLPTKEYAELRILMNLREKVMVSLIQVKTRITNWFDRYFPEYPQVFKDWEGKASLMTMRQFPTPEEIVSVGARGVLSHWKTEIKRGVGIKRAEQLYATATASIGLTEGLAAARIELTILLQQYDLYGKQEETIMAQVLQILEKIPGTRQMLSIPGVGVLTVAGFLAEVGDLNNYDHGQQIIRLAGLNLTENSSGKRKGKTGISKRGRSRLRGILFRAMLPMVAKNEEFKELHKYYTTRSQNPLKKKQSIIALCGKLVRVLYTLGTKQKEYNANDVLGPVRQAQLQQSAA; encoded by the coding sequence ATGAAGTATAAGACGAAGCAGAAACAGAATCAACGGATTACAAGAATTACCGAGAACACATTGGTGGTTGGAGCTGACATCGCAAAGAAGATACACGTAGCTCGAGCTGTGGATTTCCGTGGAATTGAGCTTGGGAAGGACTGTGTGTTTCACAACGACCAGGAAGGGCTGACGAAGCTGGCAGCGTGGATGAAGGAGCTTGGCCGAATTCATGAGAAAACAGACATTATATTCGGCATTGAACCGACTGGACACTACTGGTTCCCGTTAGCGGCGTTTTTGAAGGAGCAAGGCATTCAGGTTGTTGTTGTCAATCCGCATCATGTGAACAAGAGCAAGGAGCTCGAGGACAACTCACAGACCAAAAGCGACTACAAGGATGCAAAAGTCATTGCCGACCTCATTCGGAATGGAAAGTACTCAGAACCTAACTTACCGACCAAGGAATACGCAGAATTACGCATTCTGATGAATCTTCGCGAGAAGGTCATGGTGAGCTTGATTCAAGTGAAAACACGGATCACAAACTGGTTTGACCGCTACTTTCCAGAGTATCCACAGGTATTTAAGGACTGGGAAGGGAAAGCGTCCCTCATGACCATGCGTCAGTTTCCAACTCCAGAGGAGATTGTCTCCGTAGGCGCCAGAGGCGTTCTCTCACATTGGAAGACGGAAATCAAGCGTGGGGTGGGCATTAAGAGAGCGGAGCAGCTCTATGCGACCGCAACGGCTTCCATCGGGCTTACCGAGGGACTGGCAGCGGCTCGAATCGAGCTGACTATCTTGCTGCAGCAGTACGATCTGTATGGCAAGCAGGAAGAAACCATTATGGCGCAAGTCTTGCAGATTCTTGAGAAGATCCCCGGAACTCGGCAGATGCTGAGCATCCCAGGGGTTGGTGTTCTGACCGTCGCCGGTTTCCTAGCGGAGGTTGGCGATCTCAACAACTATGATCACGGACAGCAAATCATCCGCTTGGCTGGACTGAATTTGACTGAGAATAGTTCTGGAAAACGGAAGGGGAAAACGGGGATCAGCAAGCGGGGTCGTTCTCGATTAAGAGGCATCTTGTTTCGCGCCATGCTACCGATGGTGGCCAAAAACGAAGAATTTAAAGAGCTGCACAAGTATTACACGACACGTAGTCAGAATCCGTTAAAAAAGAAGCAGTCGATCATCGCCTTATGTGGAAAACTGGTTCGCGTACTTTATACATTGGGGACAAAGCAGAAAGAGTATAACGCAAACGATGTACTGGGGCCAGTCCGACAAGCCCAGCTACAACAAAGTGCAGCATAA
- a CDS encoding sigma-54 interaction domain-containing protein produces MDCLFDDHVDKEKLLSEITQLQSISEQFRAIFDSSTDGLFVVDSGGIVLEINKAYEQMTSILREEVVGRNLTDLVLSEYFDKSASLLALQSKKTTTIIQQIKKQKFFVVTANPVFGTEPEIKMVVTSVRDVTFLHHLQQQLRQVEQINERLSYQIPTAKETQKSFSAIYGSSKMQKLLEKIKQISSFPTPVLITGPSGTGKEVLANMIYQLSSTENRPFIKVNCAAIPPELFESELFGYVGGSFTGAHKDGKPGLIELSNKGVLLLDEIGEMPLPLQAKLLRVLQDKTITRLGDTKPKQLSFRLICSTNQDLKQLVKEKKFREDLWYRINVVHLEIPPLRERKSDIRPLTKQFLDEFCSQYGLQKQIKPEAMLSLEEYSWPGNVRELKNIVEFLVVSTTDNNISLDDLPEHVRNNWDFVNVSYEGELSQTNEDTQITISDNRTLKQLLDQFEAKQILRALNSTKSMRSAAALLGIDHASLIRKMKRLEIYKKSSYRSLSSTDTK; encoded by the coding sequence ATGGACTGTCTATTCGATGATCATGTCGATAAAGAAAAATTGTTATCAGAAATTACACAGCTCCAATCTATCAGTGAACAGTTTCGGGCAATTTTTGATTCTTCAACCGACGGTCTTTTTGTTGTCGATTCTGGAGGGATTGTATTAGAAATTAATAAAGCATATGAACAAATGACCAGTATTTTACGTGAGGAAGTGGTAGGGAGAAACTTAACTGATCTAGTATTATCTGAATATTTTGATAAATCAGCATCCCTTTTGGCTTTACAATCTAAGAAGACGACAACAATCATACAACAAATAAAAAAACAAAAATTCTTTGTTGTAACGGCCAATCCTGTATTTGGTACAGAGCCAGAGATTAAAATGGTTGTCACCAGTGTCAGAGACGTTACATTTTTACACCATTTACAACAACAGCTTCGGCAAGTAGAACAGATTAACGAAAGACTCTCCTATCAAATACCGACTGCTAAAGAAACACAGAAAAGTTTCTCTGCCATTTATGGAAGCTCTAAAATGCAAAAGCTTTTAGAAAAAATAAAACAAATTTCTTCGTTCCCAACACCTGTATTAATTACTGGTCCCTCAGGTACAGGTAAAGAAGTGTTGGCAAACATGATTTATCAGTTAAGTTCCACAGAGAATAGACCATTTATTAAAGTCAATTGTGCAGCAATTCCACCCGAACTATTCGAATCCGAATTGTTCGGTTATGTAGGGGGATCATTTACTGGTGCGCATAAAGATGGAAAACCTGGATTGATTGAATTGTCAAATAAAGGAGTTTTACTATTAGATGAAATCGGTGAAATGCCTTTACCTTTACAAGCCAAATTACTGCGTGTGTTACAAGATAAAACGATAACCCGTCTTGGAGATACAAAACCCAAACAACTTTCCTTTCGCTTGATTTGTTCAACAAATCAAGATCTAAAACAATTAGTTAAAGAGAAAAAATTCCGTGAGGATCTATGGTATCGAATTAATGTAGTTCACCTTGAAATTCCACCGTTACGTGAACGCAAATCAGATATTCGTCCTCTCACGAAACAGTTTTTAGATGAATTTTGTTCTCAATATGGTTTACAAAAGCAGATAAAGCCAGAAGCTATGTTGTCTTTAGAAGAATATTCATGGCCAGGAAATGTACGTGAGCTTAAAAACATTGTGGAGTTTCTTGTTGTCTCGACAACTGATAATAATATTTCACTGGATGATCTTCCAGAGCATGTCAGGAATAATTGGGATTTCGTGAATGTGTCATACGAAGGAGAGCTATCTCAGACAAACGAAGATACTCAAATAACAATATCTGATAATAGAACTTTGAAGCAATTACTTGATCAATTTGAAGCAAAGCAAATATTACGAGCATTAAACTCCACTAAAAGTATGCGTTCAGCTGCTGCCTTACTAGGCATAGACCACGCTAGTTTAATTCGTAAAATGAAGAGACTCGAAATTTATAAAAAGTCAAGCTATCGTAGCTTATCGTCCACAGACACGAAATGA
- a CDS encoding phosphotransacetylase, whose protein sequence is MQNQHWTPKLEQLRQQAFRLEHRIVITDGDDERALNAIEKISSGRETCSLHFILLGDETRIHRRLHSLPVSVTVRDPIQDPELTQFAELYRERCFRRGKLVPSLDEAVKRMSRAEYFGAALVAIGQAEGMVGGSSIPTGHVLKAGLEVVGLHQESKLVSGAFIMMLPHSLPGGQDMLVFADCAVVPDPNSEQLSAIALDASKLAQIVAGLSPVVAFLSFSTKGSAEHLVLDKIRKSVEIIRQRQPNLIVDGELQADAALIPDIANRKAPQSLVRGQANVLIFPDLNAGNIGYKLVERLANAKALGVILSGFAKPINDLSRGCSAEDIVDMVCVTALQAEKR, encoded by the coding sequence GTGCAGAATCAACATTGGACACCGAAATTGGAACAGCTCCGTCAACAGGCGTTTCGGTTAGAGCATCGTATTGTGATCACGGATGGTGACGATGAACGTGCATTGAATGCCATTGAGAAAATTTCCAGCGGACGAGAGACTTGTTCTCTTCACTTCATACTTCTAGGGGATGAGACTCGAATTCACCGTCGATTGCATTCATTACCTGTATCGGTGACAGTCCGAGATCCAATCCAAGATCCAGAATTGACCCAGTTCGCTGAACTTTATCGAGAGAGGTGCTTTCGTCGCGGGAAACTTGTACCCAGTCTTGATGAGGCAGTGAAGAGGATGTCCAGGGCAGAATACTTCGGAGCTGCGTTGGTTGCGATCGGACAGGCGGAAGGGATGGTCGGTGGCTCAAGCATACCTACTGGGCATGTTCTGAAGGCCGGACTTGAGGTGGTTGGGTTGCATCAAGAGTCCAAACTGGTGTCTGGGGCGTTTATCATGATGTTGCCACATTCTCTGCCTGGAGGACAGGACATGCTCGTATTTGCGGACTGTGCGGTGGTCCCGGATCCCAATAGCGAGCAGTTATCCGCCATCGCTTTGGACGCTTCAAAACTGGCGCAAATCGTGGCTGGTCTTTCACCTGTCGTAGCATTTCTGTCATTTTCGACAAAGGGCAGTGCCGAGCATCTTGTTTTGGATAAAATTCGAAAATCTGTTGAGATCATCAGGCAACGACAACCAAACCTTATTGTAGACGGAGAGTTGCAGGCGGATGCTGCATTGATTCCTGATATAGCAAATCGTAAAGCGCCACAAAGTTTGGTTCGCGGACAAGCAAATGTTTTGATTTTCCCCGATCTGAACGCAGGGAATATTGGTTACAAGCTAGTAGAAAGACTAGCTAATGCGAAGGCGTTAGGGGTAATTCTGTCAGGATTCGCAAAACCCATCAACGATCTATCAAGAGGATGCAGTGCCGAAGATATTGTAGATATGGTGTGCGTCACGGCACTGCAAGCAGAGAAACGGTAA
- a CDS encoding AzlD domain-containing protein, with translation MHVLIETLIIGAGTFLIRAISLSWGSRVIWPAWGQKWLSFVTPAVLGALLGPLLFLPDNHLVPIVHNTTLLAAIPTAIVGWFTRHLFWTVAAGVACFAIVTHLIW, from the coding sequence ATGCACGTTTTAATTGAGACTCTGATTATCGGTGCAGGCACTTTTCTAATCCGTGCCATTTCACTGAGTTGGGGAAGCCGGGTCATTTGGCCAGCATGGGGTCAAAAATGGTTGTCTTTTGTAACACCTGCAGTTTTGGGGGCACTCCTTGGACCATTGCTTTTTCTTCCGGACAACCATTTGGTGCCTATTGTCCATAATACTACGCTCCTTGCGGCGATTCCCACTGCCATAGTCGGCTGGTTTACCCGCCACCTTTTTTGGACAGTCGCCGCCGGTGTGGCGTGTTTTGCTATCGTGACACACTTGATTTGGTGA
- the xsc gene encoding sulfoacetaldehyde acetyltransferase, with product MAMTEIETKNLTGTKVKMTPSEAIVETLVAEGVTHITGILGSAFMDMLDLLPTAGIRFIPVRHEQSAAHMADAYTRVSGIAGVVVGQNGPGITNMVTSVAAAYQAHTPMVVISPSAGTPTVGWDGFQECDQVSVFDAITKATVQVPHVSRVADCLRTAFRIAYAERGPVLFDIPRDLFYGELEDRILEPHQYRVDARGCGSMESLDKAAELLASAKYPVIISGRGTVDADGWEPVIGIADYLTAQTATSYMHNDAFPANHPLAVGPIGYMGSKAAMKTLAKADVILAIGTRLSVFGTLPCYDIDYWPKHAKIIQIDINPRNIARTHPVEVGIIGDAREASSELLKRLQAKDVNRKPNSKRLAEIAAVNQEWEAELVELAMVDGNPMNPRRALLELTKLLPEDAIVSSDIGNVSSTANGYLKFTQPRKHIAALTFGNTGFAYPAALGAKLGNPNCPVFAIVGDGAWGMSLHEVSTAVDQNIPVIACVFNNGAWCAEKKNQVDYYNNRFVGADINNPDFAELAKVMGANGIRVDNPEDLREALLNAMESDKPTVLDIQVDGTQLAPPFRKDALKMPTRFLSKYAHLDHKNW from the coding sequence ATGGCTATGACAGAAATTGAAACTAAAAATTTAACAGGCACGAAAGTAAAAATGACACCGAGTGAAGCGATTGTTGAGACTTTAGTGGCGGAAGGTGTGACACATATCACGGGGATTCTGGGCTCTGCTTTTATGGATATGTTGGATTTGCTTCCAACTGCAGGAATCCGCTTTATCCCAGTACGCCATGAACAATCAGCCGCGCACATGGCGGATGCTTATACACGTGTATCGGGGATAGCAGGAGTAGTCGTTGGACAAAACGGTCCCGGAATTACCAATATGGTTACTTCCGTGGCTGCTGCTTATCAGGCACACACACCAATGGTTGTCATCTCTCCATCTGCCGGAACACCGACAGTTGGTTGGGATGGATTTCAAGAATGTGATCAAGTATCCGTATTTGATGCCATCACCAAAGCGACCGTTCAAGTCCCACATGTCAGCAGGGTTGCGGATTGTTTACGAACCGCTTTTCGTATTGCCTATGCGGAACGGGGGCCGGTACTATTTGATATTCCACGTGATTTATTCTATGGTGAATTGGAAGATCGAATCCTTGAACCTCACCAGTATCGTGTGGATGCAAGAGGCTGTGGTTCGATGGAATCGCTGGACAAAGCTGCCGAACTGTTGGCATCGGCAAAGTATCCGGTGATCATCTCTGGTCGCGGAACCGTGGATGCTGATGGCTGGGAACCTGTGATTGGCATTGCGGACTATTTGACTGCACAGACAGCCACTTCTTATATGCATAATGACGCTTTCCCGGCTAACCATCCTTTGGCGGTCGGACCGATTGGCTATATGGGTTCAAAAGCAGCGATGAAAACATTGGCGAAAGCAGATGTGATTTTAGCGATTGGCACAAGACTTTCCGTGTTTGGTACATTGCCTTGTTACGACATTGATTATTGGCCGAAGCATGCGAAGATTATCCAAATCGATATCAATCCGCGTAATATTGCACGCACACATCCTGTCGAGGTTGGTATTATTGGTGACGCTCGGGAAGCAAGCAGCGAACTTTTGAAACGCCTGCAAGCCAAAGATGTCAACCGTAAGCCAAATAGCAAACGCCTCGCGGAAATTGCAGCGGTCAATCAGGAATGGGAAGCAGAACTCGTGGAACTTGCCATGGTAGATGGCAATCCGATGAATCCGAGAAGGGCATTGTTGGAACTTACCAAGTTGCTACCGGAAGATGCGATTGTTTCTTCTGACATTGGCAATGTCTCTTCGACGGCGAACGGTTACCTGAAGTTCACGCAACCACGAAAACATATCGCTGCTTTAACATTCGGCAATACAGGTTTTGCCTATCCCGCGGCACTTGGGGCCAAATTAGGAAATCCCAATTGCCCCGTATTCGCCATTGTCGGTGATGGGGCATGGGGGATGAGCTTGCATGAAGTGAGCACGGCGGTTGATCAAAACATTCCGGTTATCGCTTGTGTATTCAATAATGGGGCTTGGTGTGCAGAAAAGAAGAATCAAGTGGATTACTATAACAACCGTTTCGTGGGTGCGGACATTAATAATCCTGATTTTGCTGAATTAGCCAAAGTCATGGGAGCAAACGGTATCCGCGTTGACAATCCGGAAGACCTAAGAGAAGCCCTCCTCAATGCAATGGAGTCTGATAAACCAACCGTACTCGATATACAAGTGGATGGAACTCAATTGGCTCCACCATTCCGTAAAGATGCGTTAAAAATGCCAACCCGTTTTTTATCTAAATATGCTCATCTGGATCATAAAAACTGGTAA
- a CDS encoding iron-containing alcohol dehydrogenase, with product MPKLDLPCHIYIGNGYLNSLDEFVIENRGSRAFVVMDSFLANPPINLHYKVEEILRKGNFESRFFSDYAGEPTTLHVEAALEVLKDFKADCIISIGGGSAIDLGKAVSLFAINHDLKWTDITKQPYLNRLPLIAVPTTSGTGSEATKVMVITNTETNFKMNPGHPNLIPDTAVLDPKLSISLPRHLTAYTGLDALTHAIEAYVSNRATKMTDLYALESIRIIGTALPRIWEDGADNDSREKMMLASCYAGIAFSNSSTNLAHAAGRPLGTRFHIQHGLSVSLLLPFVMLFGLEAAKERYANIAIALGSDPSLNTDQLANISLKIIESYNEKFGIWDDGRKYIDVQKLRDSIPILVDDAMSGNGILTNVRIPTSKDVSAIYEMLAEKLIVQ from the coding sequence ATGCCTAAACTAGATTTACCATGCCATATTTATATAGGGAATGGGTATTTAAATTCATTGGATGAATTTGTAATTGAAAATCGTGGTAGTAGAGCTTTTGTAGTAATGGATTCTTTCTTAGCCAATCCCCCCATCAATCTGCATTACAAAGTGGAAGAAATTTTAAGGAAGGGAAATTTTGAAAGTAGATTTTTTAGTGATTATGCTGGTGAGCCTACAACCTTACACGTTGAGGCAGCACTAGAAGTTTTAAAAGATTTTAAGGCGGATTGTATCATATCAATTGGTGGAGGAAGTGCAATCGATTTGGGAAAAGCTGTTTCGTTATTTGCTATCAATCATGATTTAAAATGGACTGACATAACGAAACAGCCCTATTTAAACCGCCTCCCACTCATCGCGGTTCCGACTACGTCGGGAACTGGTTCAGAAGCTACAAAAGTCATGGTTATAACGAATACCGAAACTAATTTCAAGATGAATCCTGGTCATCCTAATTTAATACCGGATACCGCTGTCTTAGATCCAAAACTATCCATTAGCCTACCACGTCATCTTACAGCTTATACAGGACTTGATGCGTTAACACATGCAATAGAGGCGTATGTATCTAATCGGGCTACAAAAATGACCGACCTATATGCATTAGAATCTATTCGTATAATTGGAACCGCTTTGCCTCGAATATGGGAGGATGGAGCAGACAATGACTCTAGAGAAAAAATGATGTTAGCTAGCTGTTATGCAGGGATTGCTTTCTCTAATTCCTCTACGAATTTAGCCCATGCAGCAGGTCGCCCTTTAGGTACACGCTTTCACATTCAGCATGGTTTAAGTGTATCTCTTCTGCTACCCTTTGTGATGCTTTTCGGGCTTGAAGCAGCCAAAGAACGCTATGCAAATATCGCAATAGCTTTGGGCTCTGATCCATCACTAAATACTGATCAGTTAGCTAACATTTCTTTGAAAATAATAGAAAGCTACAATGAGAAATTTGGGATATGGGACGATGGCAGAAAATATATTGATGTTCAAAAATTAAGAGATTCTATCCCTATTCTCGTCGATGATGCTATGTCTGGAAATGGAATATTAACTAACGTAAGAATACCAACAAGCAAAGATGTATCAGCAATATATGAAATGCTTGCTGAGAAACTAATTGTTCAATAA
- a CDS encoding MFS transporter produces MIVNDRRMLRQVVGSSLVGSTIEWYDFFLYGVIAGIVLNKLYFPVNDPLISILLAYATFAVGFITRPLGGIIFGHFGDRIGRKSMLIITLSLMGIATALISVIPTYQQIGVWAPIILLLLRVIQGIGLGGEWGGAVLMTFEHAKPSSRGLYASLPQIGLSIGLLLSSGIVGALSSLLTNSQFMSWGWRVAFAISTIMIFIGLWIRIKVSESPEFAEIKKYNRESRVPFKEMWRGHTGNILAGMGARYIDGVFFNVMGVFSITYLTNNIHISRTTALLGVSAASFVMCFFIPLFGYLSDRIGRARVYGYASIITGCSSLPAFWLMSSSGSNVLLIWLSIIIPFGIFYAAVYGPEAALFAELFDTRVRYTGMSFVYQFSGIFASGITPIIATALIKLDGGSYIYMTLYVILTGIVSALSAWWIYSRQTQSMQRSYKEDFVITESSKL; encoded by the coding sequence ATGATTGTTAATGATAGAAGGATGTTAAGACAAGTCGTAGGTTCTAGTCTAGTGGGTTCGACGATAGAATGGTATGACTTCTTTCTTTACGGTGTTATAGCTGGTATTGTATTGAACAAACTATATTTTCCGGTCAATGATCCCCTGATCTCGATACTTCTGGCGTATGCAACATTTGCAGTTGGTTTTATTACTCGTCCATTAGGCGGAATCATTTTTGGTCATTTCGGAGACCGCATAGGAAGAAAAAGTATGCTCATTATTACTTTATCTCTTATGGGGATTGCTACAGCACTAATCTCTGTAATACCGACGTACCAACAAATCGGTGTCTGGGCGCCGATAATATTGTTGCTGCTACGTGTTATTCAAGGTATCGGCCTAGGCGGCGAATGGGGTGGTGCGGTGCTAATGACTTTTGAGCATGCGAAACCTTCTAGCCGTGGTTTATATGCTAGTTTACCACAAATTGGACTTTCAATTGGATTGCTATTATCTTCTGGAATTGTTGGAGCATTATCGTCTTTGTTAACAAACAGTCAGTTTATGTCTTGGGGGTGGAGAGTTGCCTTTGCCATTAGTACCATAATGATTTTCATAGGCTTATGGATTCGAATAAAAGTCTCTGAGTCACCAGAATTTGCAGAAATCAAAAAATACAATAGAGAGTCTCGTGTACCGTTCAAAGAAATGTGGCGTGGACATACTGGAAATATACTCGCTGGAATGGGAGCTCGATATATTGACGGTGTCTTCTTTAATGTTATGGGCGTATTCTCAATTACTTATCTTACAAATAATATCCACATTTCCCGAACTACAGCATTATTGGGTGTCTCGGCCGCTTCGTTTGTCATGTGCTTTTTCATTCCTCTATTTGGATATCTATCGGATCGTATCGGGAGAGCCCGTGTATACGGATATGCTAGCATTATAACGGGTTGCTCATCACTTCCAGCCTTCTGGTTAATGTCCTCCAGTGGAAGTAATGTTCTATTAATCTGGCTATCTATCATTATCCCATTCGGAATTTTCTATGCTGCTGTTTACGGTCCTGAAGCCGCATTGTTCGCTGAATTGTTTGATACACGAGTTCGCTACACCGGAATGTCTTTTGTTTATCAATTTTCTGGAATATTTGCGAGTGGAATTACACCTATCATTGCTACGGCATTAATTAAACTCGATGGTGGATCATACATCTATATGACTTTGTATGTCATATTAACCGGTATTGTTAGTGCTCTATCAGCTTGGTGGATATACTCTCGTCAAACTCAATCAATGCAACGATCATACAAAGAAGATTTTGTAATAACCGAATCCTCCAAATTATAA
- a CDS encoding FMN-binding negative transcriptional regulator, whose product MYIPASFEIHDTEEMVQFIRQNSFGILFSQVNERPFATHLPLLIEQGATRKQTLLGHFAKANPHWRKLDGAEVLIVFQGPHAYISPSWYVEKQAVPTWNYVAVHVTGKCRIIQDERQLHSLLMETVRFYEPNSSLLDHLDEEFYVKLEKAVVGFEIEVAAMEGKAKLSQNKSADTIRAVIDGLRNSNDRQAGEVARLMQIQLDVVGGSD is encoded by the coding sequence ATGTACATACCAGCATCTTTTGAGATACACGACACCGAAGAGATGGTTCAATTCATTCGACAGAACAGTTTTGGCATTCTGTTTTCACAAGTGAACGAACGCCCTTTTGCCACGCATTTGCCGCTGTTGATCGAGCAAGGTGCTACCCGGAAACAAACGCTTTTGGGCCATTTCGCAAAGGCAAATCCGCACTGGCGGAAGCTGGATGGGGCAGAAGTTTTGATTGTTTTTCAAGGACCACACGCATACATTTCGCCCTCTTGGTACGTAGAGAAGCAAGCGGTTCCTACATGGAACTATGTGGCTGTTCATGTGACTGGCAAGTGTCGGATCATCCAGGATGAGCGGCAATTACACTCACTACTCATGGAGACGGTCCGTTTTTACGAGCCAAATTCATCGCTCTTGGACCATTTGGACGAAGAATTTTATGTGAAGCTGGAGAAAGCAGTGGTAGGATTTGAAATCGAAGTTGCGGCGATGGAGGGGAAGGCCAAGCTGAGTCAAAACAAGTCTGCAGATACTATTCGCGCTGTGATCGATGGACTTCGAAACTCAAATGACCGTCAAGCTGGCGAGGTTGCCAGGCTGATGCAGATTCAGCTTGATGTTGTAGGAGGGAGTGATTGA
- a CDS encoding AzlC family ABC transporter permease: MNNRRLIAKGIRDAVPIILAYFPIAMTFGVISTGNGIPWLVTILISVWVYAGGAQFMLVSLALAGSSVISTVATVLLVNLRHFLYGTSLGPAFIHWSEPKKWLSAFGLTDEVFVVASNRYLQEPPFPRYHLAFVFACYGSWLAGTLVGASIGQTVPAAVSQILGFALPALFLALLLSSKRSGAHIAAAIFGAILAVAAHLLQLGNVGLVVGAVIGATLGLICQNFVESCKQTNL; the protein is encoded by the coding sequence ATGAATAACCGCCGACTGATTGCAAAAGGGATCCGAGATGCTGTGCCGATCATACTCGCGTATTTCCCCATAGCAATGACTTTTGGAGTGATCTCTACAGGAAACGGTATACCTTGGCTCGTTACCATTCTAATTTCTGTATGGGTGTATGCTGGGGGTGCTCAATTTATGTTAGTGAGCTTGGCTTTGGCCGGTTCTTCCGTGATTTCCACTGTCGCCACTGTGCTTCTGGTAAACCTGCGACATTTTCTTTACGGTACATCCCTCGGTCCCGCCTTCATCCATTGGTCCGAACCGAAAAAATGGTTGTCAGCTTTTGGGTTGACTGACGAAGTGTTTGTGGTCGCCAGCAATCGTTATTTGCAGGAACCGCCTTTTCCTCGATACCACTTAGCCTTCGTATTCGCTTGTTATGGTTCTTGGCTTGCCGGTACATTGGTTGGAGCAAGCATCGGTCAGACGGTTCCCGCAGCAGTCTCTCAAATCCTTGGCTTTGCTCTCCCGGCATTATTTTTGGCATTGCTGTTAAGCTCCAAGCGTTCCGGGGCACACATTGCCGCCGCAATATTTGGTGCGATTCTGGCTGTTGCAGCACATTTGTTGCAGTTAGGAAATGTTGGCCTGGTTGTTGGGGCCGTTATCGGCGCAACGTTAGGCTTGATTTGTCAGAACTTTGTAGAAAGCTGCAAACAAACGAATTTGTAA
- a CDS encoding helix-turn-helix domain-containing protein, which produces MEIDYLTQHIGQTLRRLRKERGWTLDQLADVTEVSKPMLGQIERGESNPTVVTLWKIAGGLQVPFSVFLKDFEQPHAIVVRQSEQPIVQDNNGHYVVRNVLTIRHPRSVELFQTRLLPECFHEAEAHGANVTEGIWVKKGCLTLRIKDQAYVLEAGDSIHFVADVSHIYINEHDEDCEFLVLLVYHRVDQ; this is translated from the coding sequence ATGGAAATCGATTATTTAACACAACACATCGGTCAAACACTGCGCCGTCTCCGTAAGGAACGCGGGTGGACGCTTGATCAACTTGCTGATGTGACTGAGGTAAGCAAACCCATGCTGGGTCAAATTGAACGGGGTGAATCGAATCCAACGGTCGTAACATTGTGGAAGATTGCCGGGGGATTACAGGTTCCCTTTTCGGTATTCCTCAAAGATTTTGAACAACCGCATGCTATAGTGGTGAGGCAGTCTGAACAGCCGATCGTTCAAGATAATAATGGTCATTACGTTGTACGGAATGTCTTGACGATCCGGCATCCCCGATCGGTTGAACTGTTTCAGACGCGACTGCTGCCGGAATGCTTTCATGAAGCGGAAGCGCATGGAGCAAATGTCACAGAAGGCATTTGGGTCAAGAAAGGATGTTTAACGTTACGAATAAAGGATCAAGCGTATGTTCTCGAAGCAGGTGATTCGATACATTTTGTGGCTGATGTGAGTCATATCTACATAAATGAACATGATGAAGACTGTGAATTTCTTGTGTTGCTTGTATACCATCGTGTTGATCAATAG